The Gammaproteobacteria bacterium DNA window TTCAAGGGACCTGACCTGAGCCTCGATGGCGTATTGACGACCGCCAGTATCGAGGTCGAGCGTATCAGTGAACGGAGTGGCAAAAAACAGACCCCCTACGTGAATGGTCCTCGGACTCTACAAAAGAGTTTCTGGTTCCGTCCACCAACGCCAGGGGCAGCCAATGCGCTTACCAAACCTATATTGCCACTACCCACGACTAGCCAGTATTCACTAGAGGATATCAAGAAACAGCAGGAGGCCCGTACCACCTGGAACAATTGGCAGAGGGACATGGAGCAATCTTACACGAAAGCGGAGGAGTTTCATGGTTCGCCAGATCTGCAGGTGGTCGCTTGGGAACGCTTTCTTGCCAATTATGCGCAAGATAACCCTTATAGTGAGGTAGATCAGCAATTAAGAAAGAAGGCGCAGGAACAATATCAGGAAGCACTCCACAAAAATGAACAAGAGAAACAGCGACAAAAACCAGTGGCGATAGAGAAACCTTCGCGTTCTACTGGTGTAAAAGCGATCAAGGAGCGCGAATTTAGCGGGATCCCCTTTGCCTGGATTCCCCCAGGTTGTTTCAAAATGGGATCGCCCGAATTGGAGAAAGATCGCGATGCTAAGGAAGGCCCAATTCATGAAGTCTGCCTGAACGGATTTTGGATGGGCAGATATGAGGTAACCCAAGGACAGTGGCAGAGTGTCATGGGCAATAACCCGGCCTCTTTCCAAAAGGGAAGTGCTTATCCTATTGAGAATGTGAGTTGGGAGGATATTCAGCTCTATCTTAGAACGATCAATGCCAAAGAGAATACCCGTTTCCGTCTACCGACGGAGGCCGAGTGGGAGTATGCAGCACGTGCGGGAACCAGCACCCCATTCTATTTTGGTACGACCCTGAATGCCGACACCCAAGCAAATTACAATGGGAATTATCCTTATGGCGAAGGCCCGCCGGGGCAGTATCGTAAGAGTACGATGCCGGTAGGGAGTTTTCCGCCAAATGCCTTTGGCCTGTATGACGTTCACGGGAATGTGTGGGAGTGGTTGGATGATTGGTATTGTGAGAAGTTTTATAGTTCGCTCCCGGCGAAACAACGCAATCCTGAATGCAAAGATAACGCTAGCGGTTTGCGCATTCTGCGTGGTGGTTCTTGGAACAATGACGCGCGCTTGTTACGTGTTGCTATTCGCATCGGTGACCCGCCGCAGCATCGCGTTTCTAATTACGGTTTCCGCTTGGTTCGTCTCCCCTGATGCCGACTGTTATGTATAACAGGTGTTGCGGCTTAGACGGATAGCTGACGACGTGCATAATGTGGTTCGTTCCTTATACCATATTCTACGCTGACTATTGCATAAAATAACCTCCCCCCATTACGGGGGGAGGGCAAGAAACACTGAGACGACGTGGAGTGTTTAGATTATCAAGAAGTCCGCACTCGTTAATGACAATCCTGTACTTAGGGTAGCAAACTGGATCGCTGCACCCGCCCCGTTGCCATCAGCATCGTAATACAGCGCACCCGTGGTACTGTTGTAGATTACGAAGTCATTCGCATCTGCCGCCGTAGTGACCCCTGCACCCGAATGGAATGAACCTGTTACCAATTGTCCGGTAGTCGTCAATGACCTGAAAATGGAGTTTTCCAATTGAATAGTGTCATTGGCTACGTTGTAGTCGGTGATGGTATCGCGACTTCCGGCAAGTGCCGTATTGAAACGGAAGATGTCGTTACCCAGGCCACCAGTTAATTTGTCGCTACCCATGCCGCCAATGAGTATGTCGTTACCGGCGCTACCGATTAGCGTATCATTGCCCGCGCCACCATCGAGAATATTATTACCGTTATTGCCGGTAATGGTGTTATTCAGCGCATTGCCCGTACCGTTAATATTCTTGGTACCGGTCAGGATCAGATTCTCGAGGTTCGCCCCCAGAGTACGCGTAACCGTTGAGTAGACGGTATCCACTTCCGAGGCCAGAGTGCTGGTTTCGATGGTGATGTCGCTAGCGTTATCGACAAAGTAGGTGTCTTGACCAGTTCCTCCTCGCATGGTATCGGCGCCACTTCTACCATCCAACACATTGTTATCATCATTCCCTGTCAGAGTATTGTTCCGCGCATTTCCGATGGCTCTGGTATTGCTGTGTCCCGTCAGCGTCAGATTCTCCAGATTGTCACCCAAGGTCCAGGTGATGCTGGAAAATACTGAATCGATACCTTCTCCGGCATTTTCTAGCAGCACATCGCCACTACTATTCACCCAATACTGATCATTCCCCAGACCACCTTCCAGGCGATCCTTACCTGCACCACCAAAGAGTATATCGTTACCGGCAAGGCCCCGTAGCGTATTTGCCCCATCATTACCGAGCAGTAGATTAGCTTGGGCGTTACCCGAACCATTAATATTGGCAGTACCGATAAGCTCCAGATTCTCGATATTGCTGGGCAATGTGAAGCTCACACTGCTTTGTACAGTATCCACACCACCCGCCTTGGCTTCCACAATGCTGTTGCTTATACCATTAACGATGTAGAGATCATCTCCGTTACTACCATTCAAGGTATCGCTACCCGTATTAAACGACAGCGACGGCCTGATAGTTGCGGCATCGAGTGCCGAGGCGGTATTGGTCGGGCCGGCGGCAACATGATTATTCCCGTGATTGGAGGATTGCGGGGCGGTCAATCCTTCAATACCAAAGGTACCCGTGAGTCTTACGTGAGAATGGTCCTGCGCGCCTGCGACATGAATGGCGTGATAGGCGTGACCATCAAGGGCGTCGAAATTGGTAATCTGATCCGCCGATACCGTGACCTTATTACCATAAGCCATTTGCAAGTTATCAAAGTTGGTGAGCACGGCCTGGCTAATATCGAATACCTGGTTATCCTCCCCGAGATATAGCGTGTTGTTCCCTCCCGCACCATCGAGATTATCGGCTTGGCCATTGATATTGGCTGCATCGGTGACCAAGAACGTGTCATCACTATCGGAACCCACCACGGTATCAAGGGCAGTAGAGCCAATAGCAATATTGACAAACCCCGTCACATTGATATGACTAATATCGACCGGGCCATTAATCTGCACCACGCTGTAATAGCTGCCATCAATGGTAGTCAGTGCATCAATCTGGTCTGGGGTAAGGATCGCGGTAGCGCCATAGGCCAACTGCACCGTTTCTATACCGACGAGGTCTACATTCGAGAGGTCATAGCTAGTCATCGACCCGGCAAGATACAAGGTATCGTTACCTGCGCCCCCATCGATAAAATCGGCCTGTCCATCAATATTGCTATTGGTGGAGAAGACAAAGGTGTTATCGTCCGTTGAACCAATTATGCTATCGGTACCCGTCGAACCTGCGGCAATACTCACCAGATTGTTTACGGTCGTGGCGCTGAGATCGACCGAGCCATCAATATTCAGCGTACTGTAATAGCTCCCATTGACGGTATGAATGTTTGCCAATTGTTCGGCGGAAATTATAATGGTACTGGCAAATCCTACCTCCAGGGTCTCAATACTGGTCAGATTGGCTTGGGTGATGTTATACAGTTTTGACTGACCGAGCAACGCCAGGGTGTCGGTACCGTTGCCACCGTTAATGTTGTCGTTCTGGTTGTTGATATTAGCGCCGCTCATAAAGGTGAAGGTGTTATCACCCGCTGAGCCCATAATCGTATCGCTACTTGGTGAACCGGCCGCGATACTGATCAAATTGTTGACCGCAATAGCACTGAAATCAGCAGAACCATCGATATTCAAGGTACTGTAATAGTTTCCGCTGATGGTTTGGAGACCAGACAATTGCCCAGCGTCAAGGGTAACGTCGCTGTCATATCCCACATTCAGGGTTTCGATGCTGGTCAGGTTGGCTTGAGTAATATCGTAGTGCTCTGACTGTCCGATCAATGCCAGCGTATCCGTACCGTTACCGCCGTTGATGTTGTCGGCTTGACGGTTGATATTGGCGCCATTCATGAAGGTGAAGGTGTTATCATCTGCCGAACCAATTATGGTATCCACGCCTTTCGAGCCAGCTTCAATGCTCACCAAGCTATTAATCGTCGTATCGCTGAAATCAACCGAACCATCGATGTTCAAGGTACTGTAATAGCTCCCATTGATGGTTTGGATACCAGCCAACTGCCCGGCGTCGAGGGTAACGTTGCTGTCATATCCCACATTCAGGGTTTCGATGCTGGTCAGGTTGGCTTGGGTAATATCGTAGTGTATCGACTGTCCAATAAACGCCAAGGTATCGATACCGTTACCACCGTTGATTGTGTCAGCCTGATGGTTGATATTGGAACCGTCCATAAAGGTAAAGGTGTTATCGTCACCAGAACCCACCAAGCTATCAACACCGGTCGAACCAGCCTCAATACTGATTAAGCTATTCAGTGCCATATCACTAAAGTTAACGGAACCGTCAATTTTTAGAGTGCTGAAATAGCTCCCATTGATTGTTTTGAGACCAGCTAATTGATCTGTGACCAGGGTAACGTCGCTGCCATATCCCACGTTCAGGGCTTCAATGCTGATAAGGTTGGCCTGGGTAATATCGTAGTGCTCTGACTGTTTGGTTAATGCCAACGTATCCGTACCATTGCCACCGTCGATCGTATCGGTTTGCTGGTTGATATTGGAACTATCCATGAAAGTGAAGGTATTATCATCACCGGAACCTACTAAGGTATCAATCCCGTTCGAACCGGCTTCAATACTGATTAGGTTATTCAGTGTCATACCGCTCAAATCAACGGAACCGTTAATCTTCAGAGTACTGAAATAGCTCCCGTTAATAGCATGAATACCGACCAATTGCCCGGCTGCCAGGGTAACGTCGCTGTCATATCCCACATTCAGGGCCTCAATACTGGTCAGGTTGGCGTGGACAATATCATAGTGCTCTGACTCTCCAATGAACGCCAACGTATCCGTACCGTTGCCACCATCGATCGTATCGGTTTGCTGGTTGATATTGGAACCATCCATGAAAGTGAAAGTATTATCGTCACCAGAACCCACCAAGGTATCAATTCCGATCGAACCAGCTTCAATACTAATCAGGTTATTCAGTGCCACGCCGCTAAAGTCAACGGAACCATCAATCTTCAGAGTACTGAAATAGCTTCCGTTGATAGCATGAATGCCAGTCAATTGCCCAGCGGCCAGAGTAACGTTGCTATCATATCCCACGTTCAAGGTTTCGATGCTGGTCAAATTGGCGTTAGTAATATCGTATTGTTGTACCTGCCCGGTTAATGCCAAGGTGTCCGTACCGTTGCCACCATCGATTGTGTCGGTTTGATGGTTGATATTGGCACCATCCATAAAGGTGAAGGTATTATCGTCACTAGAACCCACCAGGGTATCAATACCGACCGAGCCAGCCTCAATACTTATCAGATTATTAAGCGCGATACCGCTGAAATCCACAGAACCATTAATCTTCAGGGTGCTGTAATAGCTCCCAGTGATGGTTTGGAGACCGGTCAATTGCCCGGCGTCAAGGGCAACATCACTGTCATATCCCACATTCAGGGTTTCGATGCTGGTCAGGTTGGCTTGAGTAATGTCGTAGTGTTGTGACTGTCCGGTTAATGCCAAAGTGTCCGTGCCGTTACCACCGTCAATCGTGTCGGTTTGCTGGTTGATATTGTTACCGTGCAAAAAGAGGAAGGTATTATCGTCGGCGGAACCAATGATAGTATCGACGTTGGATGAACCAGCCGCGATACTTACTAGGCTGGAGACAGTCTTACTACTCAAATCGATGGAACCATTAATTGTCAAAACACTGTAATAATCGCCATTGACAGTCGCGATACCCGCCAATTGAGCAGCGGAGAGCAGGGCGCTATTGTCGTAGCCCAGTTGCAAGACTTCTACGCCGGTGATGGTGGCCTGGGTTAGATCAAAGGAATTTGACGTTCCTGATCCTGCCAGAGTAAGGGTATCGGTCCCACTATTACCGTCGATACTGTCAGCCTGACTGTTAATGCTTGCGGGATCATCGTAAATGATCGTGTCATTGCCGCTACCACCCACAAGAAGGTCAATATTTGCAGTTCCATTGAGTGTAAGATTAGCCATGATTGTTCTCCGGTTGATTGTAGTTCAGCAGGTTTCTACTGTGATAAATGATTACGTGTCTAAAACGGGAACAATTGCTTAGACGACGCGAATGATGTGGATACGGTTATGGATAGGAGTTCTTTATACGGCGGGAAAAGCTATAGCCAGGACTATCATCCCCGTAACAAACATTGTCAAGTAATTAGCTGCAACAGTTAATAACGATGCCAATTTGTGGAAAATTCCTTGCAAACGACGGTGATCCGATCCTATGCAGCATGGGTTGGGTTGCGGTACCCCGCCACCCAACTTACCAAGAGGTAGTCTTTTATTGTTGAACTTTGGACAAGGTTGGTGATATCTGCCGCAGGGTATCAGAAGCGAGACTTGCGGGAACAATTACTCGGGGGTTGACGCGATCAGTGCTGTAGCTCAAAAACCTGAGTAATTACCACTAGGCATGGCATTGATTTCTCGAATAAATTATTAATCAATAGAAATCATACCGATGTGGCCCTCCTCTCCATGTGCCACAAAATAATAGGGATAACTGCGTTGTCCAAAGACCAAAGACTTGGGTCTCAGGCGATAAACGACAACGGGGGGCGAACCTTTCGATCCGCCCCCCGCTTTGCTTCATCTAGCCACAAGATTCAATCACGAATCAGGCATTCTGTTCACTAGGTACCAAATTCGAGTCCTTCGAACTACTGCTACCGCGTAGGAAATCCCATCCTGGAATGGCGGAGGCAGTTGCGGTGATCAAAGCAGCCAAGTAGGGCACCGCCTGAACCATCAGTACGCCAGCCCACAGCTCCGCTTCCTGCACCTCATTCCCGTAGCTCACTACTACAGAGATAGCCGCCA harbors:
- a CDS encoding serralysin encodes the protein MANLTLNGTANIDLLVGGSGNDTIIYDDPASINSQADSIDGNSGTDTLTLAGSGTSNSFDLTQATITGVEVLQLGYDNSALLSAAQLAGIATVNGDYYSVLTINGSIDLSSKTVSSLVSIAAGSSNVDTIIGSADDNTFLFLHGNNINQQTDTIDGGNGTDTLALTGQSQHYDITQANLTSIETLNVGYDSDVALDAGQLTGLQTITGSYYSTLKINGSVDFSGIALNNLISIEAGSVGIDTLVGSSDDNTFTFMDGANINHQTDTIDGGNGTDTLALTGQVQQYDITNANLTSIETLNVGYDSNVTLAAGQLTGIHAINGSYFSTLKIDGSVDFSGVALNNLISIEAGSIGIDTLVGSGDDNTFTFMDGSNINQQTDTIDGGNGTDTLAFIGESEHYDIVHANLTSIEALNVGYDSDVTLAAGQLVGIHAINGSYFSTLKINGSVDLSGMTLNNLISIEAGSNGIDTLVGSGDDNTFTFMDSSNINQQTDTIDGGNGTDTLALTKQSEHYDITQANLISIEALNVGYGSDVTLVTDQLAGLKTINGSYFSTLKIDGSVNFSDMALNSLISIEAGSTGVDSLVGSGDDNTFTFMDGSNINHQADTINGGNGIDTLAFIGQSIHYDITQANLTSIETLNVGYDSNVTLDAGQLAGIQTINGSYYSTLNIDGSVDFSDTTINSLVSIEAGSKGVDTIIGSADDNTFTFMNGANINRQADNINGGNGTDTLALIGQSEHYDITQANLTSIETLNVGYDSDVTLDAGQLSGLQTISGNYYSTLNIDGSADFSAIAVNNLISIAAGSPSSDTIMGSAGDNTFTFMSGANINNQNDNINGGNGTDTLALLGQSKLYNITQANLTSIETLEVGFASTIIISAEQLANIHTVNGSYYSTLNIDGSVDLSATTVNNLVSIAAGSTGTDSIIGSTDDNTFVFSTNSNIDGQADFIDGGAGNDTLYLAGSMTSYDLSNVDLVGIETVQLAYGATAILTPDQIDALTTIDGSYYSVVQINGPVDISHINVTGFVNIAIGSTALDTVVGSDSDDTFLVTDAANINGQADNLDGAGGNNTLYLGEDNQVFDISQAVLTNFDNLQMAYGNKVTVSADQITNFDALDGHAYHAIHVAGAQDHSHVRLTGTFGIEGLTAPQSSNHGNNHVAAGPTNTASALDAATIRPSLSFNTGSDTLNGSNGDDLYIVNGISNSIVEAKAGGVDTVQSSVSFTLPSNIENLELIGTANINGSGNAQANLLLGNDGANTLRGLAGNDILFGGAGKDRLEGGLGNDQYWVNSSGDVLLENAGEGIDSVFSSITWTLGDNLENLTLTGHSNTRAIGNARNNTLTGNDDNNVLDGRSGADTMRGGTGQDTYFVDNASDITIETSTLASEVDTVYSTVTRTLGANLENLILTGTKNINGTGNALNNTITGNNGNNILDGGAGNDTLIGSAGNDILIGGMGSDKLTGGLGNDIFRFNTALAGSRDTITDYNVANDTIQLENSIFRSLTTTGQLVTGSFHSGAGVTTAADANDFVIYNSTTGALYYDADGNGAGAAIQFATLSTGLSLTSADFLII
- a CDS encoding hypothetical protein (Evidence 5 : Unknown function), with the translated sequence MVFGQRSYPYYFVAHGEEGHIGMISID
- a CDS encoding formylglycine-generating enzyme, whose translation is MVLSKRRMTILAVFTLTTVVGVTLSMVGSKRATTRSANPPNMRSVVLATSAHTNKRVALVIGNSNYQYSDILPKLDNPVHDSEDIAKALRSFGFKVIERTNQPKEGMDAAIAEFGRELANSDAALFYFAGHALQVRGQNYLMPVNSKVESEAQIPYQSINMNQVLDEIENGQSRVNIVIMDACRNNPLTGEFRTAKLRGLAAPTGSPKDTVIVYATAPGDVAADGAKRNGLFTEGLLSAFKGPDLSLDGVLTTASIEVERISERSGKKQTPYVNGPRTLQKSFWFRPPTPGAANALTKPILPLPTTSQYSLEDIKKQQEARTTWNNWQRDMEQSYTKAEEFHGSPDLQVVAWERFLANYAQDNPYSEVDQQLRKKAQEQYQEALHKNEQEKQRQKPVAIEKPSRSTGVKAIKEREFSGIPFAWIPPGCFKMGSPELEKDRDAKEGPIHEVCLNGFWMGRYEVTQGQWQSVMGNNPASFQKGSAYPIENVSWEDIQLYLRTINAKENTRFRLPTEAEWEYAARAGTSTPFYFGTTLNADTQANYNGNYPYGEGPPGQYRKSTMPVGSFPPNAFGLYDVHGNVWEWLDDWYCEKFYSSLPAKQRNPECKDNASGLRILRGGSWNNDARLLRVAIRIGDPPQHRVSNYGFRLVRLP